The uncultured Subdoligranulum sp. genomic sequence ACCCCATAGCCATTTCCTGTTCCTTCTGCAGACAAACTGCCGGAACCAGTGATAATCAGGTCTGAGTCACCATCTCCACTCACATAGATTCCATAGCTGCCGGAAACGGTGTTTGTTCCTATTAAGTTAATCGTTACTGACAAAGCTTGTTCATTCTTGGTTTTTGCACAGATTCCCGCACCGAGTGTTGTACCATCAAATGCACCTCCCACAATTGAAACATTATTCAGCGTGAGGGTAGCGGTACTGGTGTCGTAGTAAAACTGACCGCTGGCAGGTTCTGCACCGTCAACCTTTGTCCAAGTTCCATCTTGGTTTTCATAGCAGCCGCTTTCTGTAATTAGCTGACCGCTTACATACAGGTCACTTTCTCCCGCCGCCAGCGCCGCGGTGGGCAGCAGGCCCAGGCAGAGGGCCAGGACGCAGAAGAGACTTACAATGGTTTTTTTCATACGGGTTCCTCCTTCGGCGGGCAGAACTTCCGGGCAGGGGCCGCAGCCCTGCCAGCGGCGCCCGGGGGCATAGCTCCCATCTTGATAGGTACTTCCAGCATACCATATTCCGACAAAAAAAGGAAGAATTTTTGCCCGTTTCCGCGCAGATTTTACAACTTTCACAAAACAGGGGGCCGCCCTGCCGGGCGGCCCGCCGTCCGGTTTTTTACCCCGTTACACCCGCAGGCCCTGGGGAATCAGGCCGCACTCGTAGGCCTTGACCAGGGCCTCCAGGTCCCGCACACGCTCCCGCTTGCGCACACCCTCGTCGGTGTCCGCCACCTGGATGCGCCGGGGCGCCGTGTAGATATACTCGCTCTTGCTGGCGATGTCCTCGTCCTCGTGGATGGCCTTCTCCATGCTCTCAAAGGGCTGGTGGGTGCGCAGGATCAGTCCCCGGGAATTGCAGACCAGCGTGTACCCCGCAATGCCGGTGCGCTGGTGATAGGCCCGGCAGAAGCCGCCGTCGATGATGATGAGCTTGCCGCCGCCCTTCACCGGGCTTTCCCCCTCGATGGCCCGCACCGGCACATGGCCGTTGACGATGTGGCAGCCTTCGCCGTGCAGCCCGAAGGCCGCCAGGATCTTGTCCGCCGTCTCGGGCCGGTCGATGAGCCGGTAGTAGGGGTCCTTCACCTCCACGTGGGTGGCGGGGTCGGCGATGTAGAGCCGCTCGAAGGTGGTCATGGCGCTGCGGCCGAAGAGCGGCGACTGCGCCCCGCACCACAGATACCACAGAAAATCCTGCCCCGCCTGCCGCGCCGCGCTGCCCGCCGGGGCAAAATACCCCTGCCGAGCCCGCCGGTCGCAGTAGTCAAACAGCGCCTTGCCGCTCCAGGAATGGCCTTCATAGACGTGGGCGGCAAATTCGCCGTCCTGGGTCATGGGCACCGCCCCGTGGTAGAGCAGGTTCCCGTTGCAGATCTTGTAGAGCGCCCCGTGGGCGTACAGAAACTGCACGTGGCGCTGGAGCCGCTCGCTCTCGGCAAAGGCGCGGACCAGCCCGTCCACCACCTGCTGCTCCTCGGCGGTGAGGGCCGTGGGATTTTCCGGCGTCACGGTGTGGAAATCCCGGTCAAGCAGGAGGTACTCGCTGTCCCCGCAGCGCACCGTGCCTTTTTGCCAGTCGATGCGTTTCAGCCAGTCCCGCTCCTCCATGCGGAAGTCGGGGTTGCGCTCGATGACCTCCGATTCCAGCTTGAGCATGAGGATCGTCACCGCCTTGTGCATCCGCGCCGTGGCCGTCAGGTCCCCCGCCGCCGCGTTGCGGGCGTCGGTGTGGGGCAGCCAGCGGGTCACGTCGGAAGCGCCGTAGGTGCGCTGGGCAAACCGCTCCAGCTGCCGCAGGCTGATGCCGTAGCCGCTTTCCAGGGTGTCGGTGTTGTTGTAGGCCAGGGTGGTCTTCAGCACCGTCAGGATGCAGAGGGGACTGCCCGCGGCCGCCCCCATCCACACCACGTCGTGGTTGCCCCACTGGATATCCACCTGGTGGTGGACCATCAGGCTGTCGAGAATCCGGTCCGGCCGGGGGCCACGGTCGAACAGGTCCCCCACAATGTGCAGCCGGTCCACCGCCAGCCACTTGATGATCTCGCACAGGCGTGTGATGTAGGCGTCCGCCCGGTCGTGGCGCAGCATGCTGTCGATGATCTGGCCGTAGTAGCGGTCCTTGTCGTGGTCCTCAAAATGGGCGTGGAGCAGCTCGTCCAGGATGTAGGCACAGCTTTCCGGCAGACCCGCCCGCACATGGGCCCGGGTGTGCTTGCTGGAGACAAACCGGCACAGCTCGATGAGCCGCAAAAGCGTCACCCGGTACCACGCCGCCAGATCGGTCTGCTCGGCTTTCAGCTCGGGCAGCTTCTGGGCCGGGTAGTAGATGAGCGTCGCCAGGTCGGCCCGCTCCGCCGGGGAGACCGAATCCCCCAGCACCGTGTCGATCTTCTCGCGGATGACCCCCGACGCACTGTTCAGAATGTGCACAAAGGCCTCGTGTTCGCCGTGCAGGTCGCTCATGAAATGCTCGGTGCCCTTGGGCAGCTGCAGCACCGCCTCGATGCGGATGATCTCGCTGGCGGCTGCCGCCACCGTGGGAAACTGCTGCGCCAGCAAGCGCAGATACCGCAGATGTTCACTGTGGGTGGGCATGGGTAAGCTCCTTTCCGGTACAGGATGCGGCAAAGGCCTGGTGCAGCTGCCCGGCCAGCGCCCGCATCGCGCCGGGGTCGGGTTTTACCACGCGGCGGTCGTAGGTCACAAGGCCGTTGACCTCGTCCTCCACGTCGGATAGCTGGGTGTAGATGGCCCCGCAGAGACCTTTCGCCACCGCGGGCAGCACCTTTTTTGTGTAGAGCCGGTTCAGCGCCTGCTGCAGTTCCGCCGGGCTGCGGCTGGTGCTGTAGCCGTAGCTTTTGTCGGGGTTGAAGCGGTGGCCCTCCACCGCGAGACAGCACCCGCCGAACTCGGAGAGCACCAGGGGTTTGTCCTTGGCCCGCAGCCGCCAGGGGCCGTAATAAATGTGGCGGCTGTCCACGTCGGTGTCGCCGCCCCGGAACCAGCCCGAGGTGGTGTCGATGAAGCGGGAATCGTCCAGCTGCCGCAGCCGGGCATAGGCTGCCGAGGAGGCAAACTGCCCCCAGCCCTCATTGAAAATCGTCCAGCAGACGATGCAGGGGTGGTTTCCCAGCTGGGCCACCGTGGCCGCCATGCCGTCGTAGAAGGCCTGGCGGGTCTTCTGGTCGGGGTGCATCCGGGCGTCGCTGCGGCGGCGCTGCAACCCCAGGGTGGGCCAGACGGTGTCCCGCCAGTAGGCGTAGTCGCCGTTGTTGACCATGTCCTGGAAGACGAACATCCCCAGTTTATCGCAGAGCCAGTAGAAAATTTCCGGCTCTACCTTGATGTGCTTGCGCAGCGTGTTGAAGCCCAAGTTTTGCATAGTGCGGATGTCCTGCTCGTAGCAGGCAGGGTCCGCCGGGGTGAAGAGTCCGTCGGAGTAGTAGCCCTGGTCCAGCACCCCGTGGAAAAACACCGGCTCCCCGTTGAGGCAGAGCCGCGGATGGCCCCCGGCCTGCCCGATGGTCAGCTTGCGCAGGGCAAAGTAGCTCTCCACATGGTCGGTGGGGGTGTCGATGGCGAATTCATAGAGGTAGGGGTCGGCGGGGCTCCACAGCCGGGGCGCCTCGGGCCGGATGGCCGCCCGCCCGGTGCGCAGCGGCACCGTCAGCGGGCCCTGGGGTGTCTGCACCGTGACGGTGCCCTCCTGGGTGGAGTCGCCGGTATCCAGCAGGGCCACCCGGTCGTCCGCCCGGATGGTGAGCCCGGGAATGGCGTGGGCGGGCAGACTTTCCAGCCAGACGGTCTGCCAGATGCCCGACACCGGCGTGTACCACATGCCGCCCCGCTGCAAGACCTGCTTGCCGTAGGGCAGCACGGTGCTGCGCAGATCGTCCCGCACCCGCAGTACCAGCTCATTCTCCCCGGGGCGCAGAGCGTCGGTGAGGTCAAAGGTCATGGATTCGTAGCCGCCCAGATGGCGGCCCACCGGCGTGCCGCTGCACCAGGCCCCCAGCAGCTGGTCCGCCGCCCCGATGTGCAGTACCACCCGGTCTTTGGCAAAGCCTTCCGGCAGGGTGAACCGCCGCCGGTACCACAGCGTCTGGCCCTCGCCGTAGTGGGCGCCGATGCCCGAGAGGGTACACTCAGGGCAGAAAGGGACGAGGATTTCCCGGGGAAATTCGCTGGGCGGGTTGCCGCCGTCGGTGACGGCAAACTCCCACAAGCCGTTGAGGTTCATCCACCCCGCCCGCCGGAACTGGGGACGCGGATAGTCCGGCCAGGGTGTGCCGGACAGGCGCTCCCCCGCCGGGGTCAGCAGCGTTTGCAGCATGAGGGGTCCCTCCTTCCGCCCTTAGCCGGGCAGGCGTTCGTAGGCAAGGCGCGGGCTGCCGTCCGCCACATGGATGATGCCGCAGCAGCGAAAGCCCGCCCGGGCGATCAGTTTCTGCATGATGTGGTTGTCGGCGTGGGTGTCGATGCGCAGATGGGGCTGCCGGGCCGCCGCCCAGCCGATGGCCGAGGCAAAGACACCGTGGCAGGTGCCGTCGCTGCCCAGCCGGTGGATGGTGGCGTAGGGGGCGTCGCTGAGCCAGGCGCCGTCAATGACGGCGTAGGTGGGGTCCTCCCCCGGAACCAGGGCAAAGGCGGCGCGGGGCGTGTCCCCGTCACACAGCACATAGAGCTGCTCTTGGGCGATGTCCTGCCGCAGGAGTTCGGGCCGCGGGTCGGTGGTTCCCCACTGGGTGGGGTTGCCGCTGGCCGCCATGAAGGCCCGGGCCGCCCGGTAGATGGCTGCCAGGGCGGGCAGGTCGCCGGGGTTGGCGGGGCGGACCGAGAGGGGGGTCAACGGGCGGCCTCCGCGGGGGCTTCCATCCGTTTCAGCTCCGGCATGACGGTGCAGCGCATCGTGATGTAGCAGGCAAGGCCGCCGATGAAGTTGGAGATGGGTTCCGCCAGGAAGACGCCGTTGCCGCCCAGCCCGGCAATGTGGGGCAGCAGCAGGGTCAGCGGCACCACGATGATGGCCTTGCGCAGCAGCGAGAAGAAGATGGCCATTTTGGGCTTGTTCAGCGACTTGAAGACGCTCTGGCCGCTGAACTGGAAGGCCATCATGACGAAGCCGAAGAAGTAGATGTGCAGCGACGGCACGGCGGCGGTAAGCAGGTCGGGGTCATGGTTGAAGATCATGATGAAGGCCGCCGGGAACAGCGAGATCAGCGCCCAGATCAGCATGGTGTAGCCGAAGCCCAGCTGGGTCATGAAGCGGATGGCCTTACGCACCCGGGGCACATTGCGGGCGCCGTAGTTGTAGCTGATGACCGGGGAGGCGCCGTCGGTGAGGGCCATGACGGGGGTCTGGGCGATCTGGCGCACCGAGTTGATGACCGTCATGACGCTGATGTAGAGGTCGCCGCCGAAGGTGCGCAGGGTGGCGTTGCAGGCCACCTGGACGAGGCTGTCGGTGAAGGACATGACGAAGCTGGAGGTGCCCAGCGCCGTGATGCGGCGGATGCAGGCCCAGTCGGGGGAAAAGCCCCGGAAAACCAGGCGCAGCTCGGTTTTGGGGCCGGTCAAAAACCGCAGCACCCAGGCGGCGGACAGCCCCTGGGAGATGACGGTGGCGATGGCGGCGCCCCGCACGCCCAGCCCGCAGGCATAGATGAGGATGGGGTCCAGCACGATGTTGGCGGCGGCGCCCAGCAGCACGGTGAGCATGCCGATGCGGGCGAAGCCCTGGCTGTTGATGTAGGGGTTGAGGCCCAGGGAAGTCATGACGAAGACGGTGCCCAGCAGATAGATGACCAGATAGTCGGCGGCGTAGCGGTAGGTGTCGTCGCTGGCGCCGAAGAGGTAGAGCACCGGTTTGTGGAAGACCAGCCCCACCACGGTGAGCACCAGCCCGCAGACCACCAGCATGAAGTAGGCGTTGGCCATGATCTTGCCGGCGGTTTTATCGTCCTTCTGGCCCCGGGCAATGGAGCAGAGCGGCGCTCCGCCCACCCCGAACAGGTTGGCAAAGGCGGTGACCAGCGTGACGATGGGAAAGCACAGGCCCAGTCCGGCCAGGGCCAGGGTACCCTCCCCGGGGATTTTGCCGATGTAGATGCGGTCCACAATGTTGTACAAAAGATTGAGCACCTGGGCCACCAGCATGGGGGCGGCCACGTCCAGGATGCCGCGGCGCACATCGCCGGTGGAAAAATCCACCTGGCCGCCGTGGGAGGTCGATGCCATAGTTCTCTTCCTTTCCTATACCACAGATTCTGTTTTATTATAGCATATTTCCCCGCCCGCCGGAACCCGGGGCGCGGCGGTTGTTTTTGCGGCCCGGTTGTGGTACAATTTGCCCATATTCCGGAAAGGGGTGGAAAGTATTGTGAACGTATTCGACATCATCGGGCCGGTCATGATCGGTCCCTCCAGCAGCCACACGGCGGGGGCGGCGCGCATCGGGCACATTGCCCGGCAGCTGCTGCAGGACCAGCCCGTCGCCGCCAAAATCGTACTCTACGGCAGTTTTGCCAAGACCTACAAGGGCCACGGCACCGACAAGGCCCTCATCGCCGGCATTCTGGGCATGGACCCCGACGACGCCCGGCTGCGGCTTTCGCCCCGGATCGCCCGGGAGGAAGGGCTGGCCATCGACCTTTCCACCGGGGAGCTGCCCGAAGGCCATCCCAACACCGCCCTGCTCACCCTGACGGGGCGCGGGGGAGGTACCGTGACGGTGCGGGGATGCAGCATCGGCGGAGGCAACATCCTCATCGACGCCATCAACGGCATGCCGGTGCGGATCAGCGGCCAGCATCCCAGCCTCATCGTACAGCACCGGGACCGTCCCGGCGTCATCGCCCAGGTCACCGACATTCTGGCCGACCGGGGCGTGAACATCTGCAATTTTTCCCTCTCCCGCCGGCAGAAGGGCGGGGAGGCCGTCATGACCA encodes the following:
- a CDS encoding fructose-1,6-bisphosphatase, encoding MPTHSEHLRYLRLLAQQFPTVAAAASEIIRIEAVLQLPKGTEHFMSDLHGEHEAFVHILNSASGVIREKIDTVLGDSVSPAERADLATLIYYPAQKLPELKAEQTDLAAWYRVTLLRLIELCRFVSSKHTRAHVRAGLPESCAYILDELLHAHFEDHDKDRYYGQIIDSMLRHDRADAYITRLCEIIKWLAVDRLHIVGDLFDRGPRPDRILDSLMVHHQVDIQWGNHDVVWMGAAAGSPLCILTVLKTTLAYNNTDTLESGYGISLRQLERFAQRTYGASDVTRWLPHTDARNAAAGDLTATARMHKAVTILMLKLESEVIERNPDFRMEERDWLKRIDWQKGTVRCGDSEYLLLDRDFHTVTPENPTALTAEEQQVVDGLVRAFAESERLQRHVQFLYAHGALYKICNGNLLYHGAVPMTQDGEFAAHVYEGHSWSGKALFDYCDRRARQGYFAPAGSAARQAGQDFLWYLWCGAQSPLFGRSAMTTFERLYIADPATHVEVKDPYYRLIDRPETADKILAAFGLHGEGCHIVNGHVPVRAIEGESPVKGGGKLIIIDGGFCRAYHQRTGIAGYTLVCNSRGLILRTHQPFESMEKAIHEDEDIASKSEYIYTAPRRIQVADTDEGVRKRERVRDLEALVKAYECGLIPQGLRV
- a CDS encoding glycoside hydrolase family 2 TIM barrel-domain containing protein — encoded protein: MLQTLLTPAGERLSGTPWPDYPRPQFRRAGWMNLNGLWEFAVTDGGNPPSEFPREILVPFCPECTLSGIGAHYGEGQTLWYRRRFTLPEGFAKDRVVLHIGAADQLLGAWCSGTPVGRHLGGYESMTFDLTDALRPGENELVLRVRDDLRSTVLPYGKQVLQRGGMWYTPVSGIWQTVWLESLPAHAIPGLTIRADDRVALLDTGDSTQEGTVTVQTPQGPLTVPLRTGRAAIRPEAPRLWSPADPYLYEFAIDTPTDHVESYFALRKLTIGQAGGHPRLCLNGEPVFFHGVLDQGYYSDGLFTPADPACYEQDIRTMQNLGFNTLRKHIKVEPEIFYWLCDKLGMFVFQDMVNNGDYAYWRDTVWPTLGLQRRRSDARMHPDQKTRQAFYDGMAATVAQLGNHPCIVCWTIFNEGWGQFASSAAYARLRQLDDSRFIDTTSGWFRGGDTDVDSRHIYYGPWRLRAKDKPLVLSEFGGCCLAVEGHRFNPDKSYGYSTSRSPAELQQALNRLYTKKVLPAVAKGLCGAIYTQLSDVEDEVNGLVTYDRRVVKPDPGAMRALAGQLHQAFAASCTGKELTHAHPQ
- a CDS encoding GNAT family protein, with the translated sequence MTPLSVRPANPGDLPALAAIYRAARAFMAASGNPTQWGTTDPRPELLRQDIAQEQLYVLCDGDTPRAAFALVPGEDPTYAVIDGAWLSDAPYATIHRLGSDGTCHGVFASAIGWAAARQPHLRIDTHADNHIMQKLIARAGFRCCGIIHVADGSPRLAYERLPG
- a CDS encoding MATE family efflux transporter is translated as MASTSHGGQVDFSTGDVRRGILDVAAPMLVAQVLNLLYNIVDRIYIGKIPGEGTLALAGLGLCFPIVTLVTAFANLFGVGGAPLCSIARGQKDDKTAGKIMANAYFMLVVCGLVLTVVGLVFHKPVLYLFGASDDTYRYAADYLVIYLLGTVFVMTSLGLNPYINSQGFARIGMLTVLLGAAANIVLDPILIYACGLGVRGAAIATVISQGLSAAWVLRFLTGPKTELRLVFRGFSPDWACIRRITALGTSSFVMSFTDSLVQVACNATLRTFGGDLYISVMTVINSVRQIAQTPVMALTDGASPVISYNYGARNVPRVRKAIRFMTQLGFGYTMLIWALISLFPAAFIMIFNHDPDLLTAAVPSLHIYFFGFVMMAFQFSGQSVFKSLNKPKMAIFFSLLRKAIIVVPLTLLLPHIAGLGGNGVFLAEPISNFIGGLACYITMRCTVMPELKRMEAPAEAAR
- the sdaAB gene encoding L-serine ammonia-lyase, iron-sulfur-dependent subunit beta — encoded protein: MNVFDIIGPVMIGPSSSHTAGAARIGHIARQLLQDQPVAAKIVLYGSFAKTYKGHGTDKALIAGILGMDPDDARLRLSPRIAREEGLAIDLSTGELPEGHPNTALLTLTGRGGGTVTVRGCSIGGGNILIDAINGMPVRISGQHPSLIVQHRDRPGVIAQVTDILADRGVNICNFSLSRRQKGGEAVMTIEMDGGLDEILAARIRALPAVLLCVMLLP